One genomic segment of Oreochromis aureus strain Israel breed Guangdong linkage group 9, ZZ_aureus, whole genome shotgun sequence includes these proteins:
- the foxh1 gene encoding forkhead box protein H1: protein MTKHWPGQSLLAPIASSHLGELLDHQLDFHRNEQQSFPPSGVAPWSSPAQHWPYLSDPMPPQQLPRSEEPTERPGHLTGATGFMDKEEPPGSLNPNDQDGQFKQDETQDMWKSEREKRNAGSGKKKNYQRYPKPPYSYLAMIAMVIQRSPEKKLTLAEILKEISTLFPFFKGNYKGWRDSVRHNLSSYDCFVKVLKDPGKPQGKGNFWAVELSRIPLELLKRQNTAVSRQDETIFAQDLAPYIMQGHKPESEAPPEPVTSLPPKSSGNSFPTQDDLYRPKLDSSFAIDSLLHSLRPISASGDLDMASGDCWGEVARARPSPAPQHRYTSSARSASASSASPASTSSSSSSSSDEEWKGVTGKRVPPDVEAGADICRPPLQKSARRESVPPPWELPTSYAKYAPPNVVAPPSMRFNGGPLMPLHSGLPIYGYGSSPMTPSHFLGHTYWPILPSRQVSVRAPPLLMDLDNMLQSVPPNKSVFDVLVPANQNSHPHHQQPGQYSLQNGAPLNRYHQY, encoded by the exons ATGACAAAGCATTGGCCGGGGCAGAGTCTCTTGGCACCGATCGCTTCATCCCACCTAGGAGAACTTCTCGACCATCAACTTGACTTCCACAGAAATGAGCAGCAGAGTTTTCCTCCCAGCGGCGTAGCGCCGTGGAGCTCACCGGCCCAACACTGGCCTTACCTCTCGGATCCGATGCCTCCCCAGCAGCTGCCGCGCTCGGAGGAACCAACGGAGCGCCCCGGACACCTCACCGGCGCCACAGGATTCATGGATAAAGAGGAACCGCCTGGATCTTTAAACCCGAATGATCAAGATGGGCAGTTTAAGCAGGATGAAACGCAGGACATGTGGAAAAGTGAACGGGAGAAAAGAAATGCCggcagtgggaagaaaaagaaCTACCAGAGGTACCCAAAACCTCCGTATTCCTATCTTGCAATGATCGCTATGGTCATCCAGAGGTCTCCAGAGAAGAAGCTGACGTTAGCTGAG ATCCTCAAGGAGATCAGCACCCTCTTTCCATTTTTCAAAGGAAACTACAAAGGCTGGCGAGATTCTGTGCGACACAACCTTTCCTCATATGACTGCTTTGTTAAG GTATTAAAAGACCCAGGTAAGCCACAGGGCAAAGGCAATTTCTGGGCAGTGGAGCTGAGCCGCATTCCTCTGGAGCTTCTCAAGAGGCAGAACACGGCCGTGTCCCGCCAGGATGAAACCATCTTTGCTCAGGATCTGGCTCCTTACATCATGCAGGGACACAAGCCTGAGTCTGAGGCACCTCCTGAACCTGTGACCTCGCTCCCTCCCAAATCTTCTGGAAACTCTTTCCCAACGCAGGATGACTTGTACAGACCTAAGCTGGATTCGTCCTTCGCCATCGACTCCCTGCTACACAGCCTGAGGCCAATCAGTGCTTCAGGGGATTTAGATATGGCTTCTGGGGACTGCTGGGGTGAGGTGGCTCGGGCTCGGCCTTCACCGGCTCCGCAACATCGTTACACCTCCTCTGCTCGCAGTGCCTCTGCAAGCTCTGCAAGCCcagcctccacctcctcctcttcctcatcttcatctGATGAAGAGTGGAAAGGAGTAACTGGGAAGCGTGTTCCTCCTGATGTGGAAGCAGGGGCAGATATTTGCAGGCCACCACTGCAGAAATCAGCCAGACGGGAATCTGTACCACCTCCATGGGAGCTCCCTACCTCCTACGCTAAATATGCACCCCCGAATGTCGTTGCCCCACCTAGCATGCGTTTCAACGGGGGTCCTCTGATGCCCCTGCACAGCGGGCTACCCATTTACGGCTATGGTAGCTCTCCCATGACACCAAGTCACTTCTTGGGCCATACATACTGGCCCATCCTCCCCAGTAGACAAGTTTCAGTGAGAGCCCCTCCTTTACTCATGGACCTGGACAACATGTTGCAATCTGTGCCTCCAAATAAGAGTGTGTTTGATGTGCTGGTACCAGCCAATCAAAACTCTCACCCACACCATCAGCAGCCCGGTCAGTACTCTTTGCAGAATGGGGCTCCTCTCAACCGGTACCATCAATACTGA